Proteins encoded in a region of the Vicia villosa cultivar HV-30 ecotype Madison, WI linkage group LG5, Vvil1.0, whole genome shotgun sequence genome:
- the LOC131604568 gene encoding uncharacterized protein LOC131604568: protein MGRFPTLREKVDGYNGQIMSKPLKRLDREIEKSGSWTATYAGRYSFQVTHVLFTDSFVVDLEKHTCSCNFWEIVGIPCRHAVAAIYWKVDDPVSYVNKCYHKSTYEACYNEVITPLNGQNKWPKTTQPDMFPPLYKRGAGRPKKLRRREADEVNQNKWQRTNTSHRCKVCFELGHNKRTCKKNKKIVAIGVPTNVPIEEGPTSGVQANVQNEEVPTNNVTTTEDVPTQASQTAQANVAAKKEHKAKGKASKNAKSRTSGITQPSNSSPVDKYYEWDAETLEALLDWDDILDIRPLSVDSSPIKKKDAQPTKDKEPVAAAKDSGPSTATTTTKARDGPKIFFGPAPKKPKNKPLKQHVGASSVGQVPPKPPTTSSAQVQPKAKKSKSDMDVAKRQSDRLRSLKTKAIPGPGKKPDDPLVIVEEDEATEDSTSGVPKMKKWDDIYKGLTQ from the exons ATGGGGAGGTTTCCAACCCTTAGAGAAAAAGTAGATGGATACAATGGTCAAATAATGTCTAAACCATTAAAGAGATTAGATAGAGAGATTGAGAAGAGTGGTAGTTGGACAGCAACATATGCTGGTAGGTATTCATTTCAAGTTACCCATGTACTCTTTACTGACAGCTTTGTAGTTGACCTTGAGAAACATACATGTAGTTGTAACTTTTGGGAAATAGTTGGGATACCATGTAGACATGCAGTGGCAGCCATATATTGGAAGGTGGATGACCCAGTGAGTTATGTAAACAAGTGCTATCACAAGAGTACCTATGAGGCATGCTATAATGAAGTCATCACCCCTTTGAATGGCCAGAACAAATGGCCCAAAACAACTCAACCTGATATGTTTCCACCACTGTACAAACGTGGTGCAGGGAGGCCCAAAAAACTACGTAGGAGAGAAGCTGATGAGGTTAATCAGAATAAATGGCAGAGAACTAATACTAGTCATAGATGCAAAGTTTGTTTTGAACTAGGTCACAACAAAAGGACTTGCAAGAAAAACAAGAAAATTGTTGCCATAGGTGTCCCAACAAATGTACCAATTGAAGAGGGTCCAACAAGTGGTGTCCAAGCAAATGTGCAAAATGAAGAAGTTCCAACTAATAATGTGACAACTACTGAGGATGTGCCTACACAGGCCAGTCAAACTGCCCAAGCAAATGTGGCAGCAAAAAAAGAG CATAAGGCTAAGGGCAAAGCTTCAAAAAATGCCAAGTCTAGAACAAGTGGTATAACACAACCATCAAACTCTTCACCTGTTGATAAGTATTATGAATGGGATGCTGAAACACTAGAAGCCTTGCTGGATTGGGATGATATTTTGGACATTAGGCCTTTGAGTGTGGATTCTTCACCCATCAAGAAAAAGGATGCTCAGCCAACAAAGGATAAAGAACCAGTTGCTGCTGCCAAGGATTCTGGACCATCTACTGCAACTACTACTACAAAGGCCAGGGATGGACCCAAAATTTTCTTTGGCCCAGCTCCAAAAAAGCCAAAGAACAAACCACTCAAACAACATGTAGGTGCATCATCTGTTGGACAGGTTCCTCCTAAACCACCTACAACATCTTCAGCACAAGTGCAACCCAAAGCAAAAAAAAGTAAAAGTGATATGGATGTGGCAAAAAGGCAAAGTGATAGACTCAGAAGCCTAAAGACAAAGGCTATTCCAGGGCCAGGGAAAAAACCAGATGATCCATTGGTGATCGTTGAGGAGGATGAAGCAACAGAGGATTCAACAAGTGGTGTCCCCAAGATGAAGAAATGGGATGACATCTACAAAGGCTTAACTCAGTGA
- the LOC131604569 gene encoding uncharacterized protein LOC131604569 — protein MKGFDEEMDDVVNGNSAEHINQENGEANPGAASQQVNKISITEEMGKQHVIEDEYMTDELDSGAKDDSSDERPCVIRFNEEDKLSKDYVFKVGMEFRSLRQFKDAILEHNVLNGRDVKFEKNDSNRCRVVCKDKKKCNYTVLCSKVLTSTTFRIKTLFAKHKCGRKFFNKSSKAEWVAKVIVDGLKNNTKMKLNEVVADIRQRYSAEIPGCRAFRARQIARQIVEGDSSKQFSMLWSYGAELRRASAGNTFKINTTSFAPGLKPRFERCYISFDGTKKALTKACRPFIGLDGCHLKHKYGGILLIAVGRDPNDQYLPVAFAVVESETKDSWS, from the coding sequence ATGAAGGGTTTTGATGAAGAAATGGATGATGTGGTGAATGGAAATTCTGCTGAGCATATAAATCAAGAAAATGGGGAAGCAAATCCTGGTGCAGCAAGTCAACAAGTTAACAAAATTAGTATCACAGAAGAAATGGGGAAGCAACATGTCATTGAAGATGAATACATGACAGATGAGTTGGATAGTGGGGCTAAGGATGATAGTTCTGATGAAAGGCCATGTGTTATAAGGTTCAATGAGGAAGATAAACTGAGCAAGGATTATGTCTTCAAAGTAGGAATGGAATTTCGTTCATTGAGACAGTTTAAGGATGCCATACTTGAGCATAATGTGCTAAATGGAAGAGATGTGAAGTTTGAGAAGAATGATTCTAATAGATGCAGGGTTGTTTGCAAGGACAAGAAAAAGTGTAATTATACAGTATTGTGTAGTAAGGTGTTAACATCCACAACTTTTAGGATAAAGACACTATTTGCAAAACATAAGTGTGGGAGAAAGTTTTTTAACAAAAGTTCTAAGGCAGAATGGGTTGCTAAGGTTATTGTAGATGGTTTGAAGAACAACACTAAGATGAAACTGAATGAGGTAGTTGCTGATATTAGACAAAGGTATTCCGCTGAAATTCCAGGGTGCAGGGCATTTAGGGCAAGACAAATTGCAAGACAAATAGTTGAGGGGGATTCAAGCAAACAATTTAGTATGTTGTGGTCTTATGGTGCTGAGTTGAGAAGGGCTTCAGCAGGCAATACATTCAAAATCAACACTACTTCATTTGCCCCAGGATTGAAGCCTAGGTTTGAGAGGTGTTACATATCCTTTGATGGGACCAAGAAAGCATTGACAAAGGCATGCAGGCCCTTTATTGGATTGGATGGATGCCATTTGAAACACAAATATGGTGGTATTTTACTCATTGCAGTGGGCAGAGATCCAAATGACCAATATCTtcctgttgcttttgctgtagTTGAGAGTGAAACAAAAGACTCTTGGAGCTAG